The Astyanax mexicanus isolate ESR-SI-001 chromosome 7, AstMex3_surface, whole genome shotgun sequence genome has a window encoding:
- the LOC125802979 gene encoding uncharacterized protein LOC125802979, with product MMSFAQENMHTPISTSVGRGRGVLGIPMMLQFESPVQGGGTDVGGGQVPVGLPLVSENRNPPQHFNTAAAPSPQVDSSPSLNPLVQSSDLVSQMSDVIKRIGQELAGSIITHLSPPHAGHIASHSTPNVSHTQSLDNSQVQLVSHRKVKDPPNFKGDSSDSVTVREWEDLMRNYIKKVDIAKEQQAEEILIRLRGRAKDIVKFGTRNSGIDIIKNPESIYSLLRKHFDSVPCSPLPLADFYSTLPKADEDAYDYWLRLNQAVDIAVDRLKEQGKSFDCPTAEVTRMFIRNCPSKELAVTFRSKTIDKWSAEEVQDVLDEYHSEMSLRTKVAKTPNERVSMNKVELSQAVMSPVETQDCQPPKNAESTALERVIGMLEKILLEKSAPAQTNPSYRGKPRLPRIGGLNSMPCTVCGDASHSGLTHCRNHKLCFQCYSPAHSRSSCPEKRKPAPSQPLEN from the coding sequence ATGATGAGTTTTGCTCAGGAAAATATGCACACTCCCATAAGCACAAGTGTGGGGAGAGGTAGAGGTGTTTTGGGGATCCCTATGATGCTACAGTTTGAAAGTCCTGTTCAGGGTGGTGGCACAGATGTGGGAGGTGGTCAGGTACCAGTTGGGCTTCCTTTAGTCAGTGAGAACAGGAACCCTCCTCAGCACTTTAACACTGCAGCTGCACCTAGCCCTCAGGTCGATAGCAGTCCTTCTCTAAACCCTCTCGTACAGTCTAGCGATCTGGTCAGTCAAATGAGTGATGTGATTAAGCGTATTGGTCAAGAACTCGCAGGCAGCATTATTACTCACCTTAGCCCACCACATGCTGGTCACATTGCTTCCCATAGCACACCCAATGTCAGTCATACACAGAGTCTTGACAACTCACAAGTCCAACTTGTATCCCACAGAAAAGTGAAAGACCCACCTAACTTCAAGGGGGATAGCTCAGATTCTGTAACAGTGCGTGAGTGGGAAGATCTTATGAGGAACTACATAAAAAAAGTGGACATTGCAAAAGAGCAACAAGCTGAAGAGATACTCATACGTCTCAGGGGTAGAGCAAAGGACATTGTCAAGTTTGGAACAAGAAACAGTGGCATCGATATAATAAAGAATCCAGAGTCCATTTACAGTCTTTTGCGCAAGCACTTTGATTCTGTCCCATGCTCTCCACTTCCACTGGCAGACTTTTACTCCACGCTGCCCAAGGCTGACGAAGATGCGTATGATTACTGGCTCAGGCTCAACCAGGCAGTTGACATAGCTGTCGACCGACTGAAGGAACAGGGTAAGTCTTTTGACTGCCCCACTGCTGAGGTGACGCGAATGTTCATTAGAAACTGTCCCTCTAAAGAACTTGCTGTGACATTTAGATCAAAGACAATTGACAAGTGGTCTGCTGAAGAAGTTCAAGATGTTCTAGATGAGTACCATTCTGAGATGAGTTTGAGAACAAAGGTAGCCAAAACACCTAATGAAAGAGTGTCTATGAACAAAGTGGAACTTTCTCAAGCAGTGATGTCACCAGTAGAGACCCAAGACTGCCAGCCACCTAAGAACGCAGAATCCACTGCTCTTGAACGTGTCATTGGCATGTTAGAAAAGATTCTGTTGGAGAAGTCAGCTCCAGCGCAGACCAACCCAAGCTACAGAGGTAAACCACGACTGCCCAGAATTGGTGGCTTAAACAGCATGCCATGCACAGTCTGTG